GCTGCGCGGCCGGATGACCGGTGAGGTCATCGAGGAGGTCGACGCCAAGGGTCTCTTCCGCAAGATGGCGGAAGCGGCATGGGCGTGCGCCGACCCCGGCATCCAGTACGACGACACCATCAACCACTGGCACACCTCGCCGGAGTCGGGCCGGATCACCGCGTCCAACCCGTGCAGCGAGTACATGCACCTGGACAACTCCTCGTGCAACCTCGCCTCGCTCAACCTCCTGAAGTTCCTGCGCGACGACGACCTGGGCAACCAGTCCTTCGACGCCGAGCGCTTCGCCAAGGTCGTCGAGCTGGTCATCACCGCGATGGACATCTCCATCTGCTTCGCGGACTTCCCCACCGAGAAGATCGGTGAGACCACCCGCGCCTACCGCCAGCTGGGCATCGGCTACGCCAACCTCGGCGCCCTGCTGATGGCCACCGGTCACGCCTACGACTCCGACGGCGGCCGCGCGCTGGCCGGTGCCATCACCTCCCTGATGACCGGCACCTCCTACAAGCGCTCCGCCGAGCTGGCCGCGGTCGTCGGCCCGTACGACGGCTACGCCCGTAACGCCGACGCCCACAAGCGCGTCATGAAGCAGCACTCCGACGCCAACGGCGCCGCGGTGCGCATGGACGACCTCGACAACCCGGTGTGGGCGGCGGCCACCGAGGCCTGGCAGGACGTGCTGCGCCTCGGCGAGAAGAACGGCTTCCGCAACGCCCAGGCCTCCGTGCTGGCCCCGACCGGCACCATCGGCCTGATGATGGACTGCGACACCACGGGCGTCGAGCCGGACCTGGCCCTGGTCAAGTTCAAGAAGCTGGTCGGCGGCGGCTCCATGCAGATCGTGAACAACACGGTCCCCAAGGCGCTCAAGCGGCTCGGCTACCTGCCCGAGCAGGTCGAGGCGATCGTCGCCCACATCGCCGACCACGGCAATGTCGTCGACGCCCCGGCCCTGAAGACCGAGCACTACGAGGTCTTCGACTGCGCCATGGGTGTGCGCTCGATCTCCGCCATGGGCCACGTGCGCATGATGGCCGCCGCGCAGCCCTTCCTCTCCGGTGCGATCTCCAAGACGGTCAACGTCCCGGAGACGGCCACCGTCGAGGAGATCGAGGAGGTCTACTTCGAGGGCTGGAAGCTCGGCCTGAAGGCGCTCGCGATCTACCGCGACAACTGCAAGGTCGGCCAGCCGCTCTCCGCCAAGAAGAAGGAGGAGGCCAAGGTCGAGGCCGAGGCTCCGGTGGAGAAGAAGGTCGTCGAGTACCGCCCGGTGCGCAAGCGCCTCCCGAAGGGCCGTCCCGGCATCACCACCTCCTTCACGGTCGGCGGTGCTGAGGGCTACATGACCGCCAACTCCTACCCGGACGACGGTCTCGGTGAGGTCTTCCTGAAGATGTCCAAGCAGGGCTCGACCCTCGCGGGCATGATGGACGCCTTCTCCATCGCGGTGTCGGTGGGCCTCCAGTACGGCGTGCCGCTGGAGACCTACGTCTCGAAGTTCACCAACATGCGCTTCGAGCCGGCCGGCATGACGGACGACCCGGACGTGCGGATGGCGCAGTCGATCGTCGACTACATCTTCCGTCGCCTGGCGCTGGACTTCCTGCCGTTCGAGACCCGCTCGGCACTGGGCATCCACTCCGTCGAGGAGCGCACGCGCCACCTGGAGACCGGTTCGTACGAGCCGTCCGAGGACGAGGTCGACGTCGAGGGCCTGGCCCAGTCGGCGCCGCGGCAGACGGAGTCGGTCACGGAGTCCACCCCGGCGGTGAAGATCGTCGAGGAGGCCGCGGCCCCTGCGCCCAAGGAGGCGCACACCAACGCCGAACTCGTCGAGATGCAGCTCGGCATCAACGCCGACGCGCCGCTGTGCTTCTCCTGCGGGACGAAGATGCAGCGGGCCGGCAGCTGCTACCTGTGCGAGGGCTGCGGGTCGACCAGCGGTTGCAGCTGAGCATGAAGCGGGCCCGCGCGGCTCGTGCCGCGGGCTGACACGGCTCGTGGAAGCGTGGAGGGGACCGGCCGGGCGCCGGTCCCCTCCGTCGTGTGCGGGGGAGTGTTTCAGCGTCCGGAGTGGGGTGCCGACCGAGCGAACGCCCGGAGCATGCGGCAGGTCGCGCCGGTGCAGGCTGGCGGGCCGTCCGTCGGGCGGAGCAGGGGGAGGCGGCCGTATGCCGCCTTCCCCTGCTTGCTGCTGGTTGCCGGGCTTTCGCCTCTCCCGTCAGCCGCCCATCTGCGAGACAAACGCGTCCGGGTCGGTGTCGAATCCGCGGAGTGCGGCGCGGAATCGCCACTGCCCCGCCTCGTCCCGGGTGAATTCGGCGACCCTGGCGGCGGTCGCCTCCGCTACCTCGGCGAAGTCGTTCTCCGCCAGATCGGTGTAGCCCTCGCGGATCCGTACAGCGGTGTTCTCGATGTCGCCGAAGACCTTGCGGCCCTCGCCCTGCTGGATGGCCACGCCCACGACCACCCGGGCGTAGGTGTCGGACAGCCGGTCCAGCTCCAGGGTCATGATCTCGTCGAAGCCGAACCCCTGGCCGGTCCTGCTGTCCCGGTTGAGGGTGATGGTCCCGTCGGGCGACCGGCTGTCGAAGTGCACCAGATAGGCAGGATCGCCGTGCGGCGCATCGGCCGTATACGTCGCCGCGATGATGTCGAGGTCATTGTCCGGCGTCCCGGAGGGGCTGGGGTCCCACTTGAGGGTGACCTCGACCTTTTCGATCCCTTTGTTGAACGTGCTCACCGGGCTTCCCTCCCGTCATCTCCCGGGGACACGGCTCGAACCACGCGGTCACGCGGACAACTCCCCAGGACTTCCCGTTGGCTGACCATCGTGTCACGTCCGGCGTTCCGTAGGGCGGGTGAACTGTCCCTGGTCACATGGGGTTTGCATCCGCACCGAGTGGCTGGAAAGTGCCCCCATCGCCCGTGGGGTCGCAGGGGCCGGCTCAGCGGGCCCGCTCGTCCCAGAGACGGTTGAGGTGGCCGTCCAGTACGTCCAGCGCGGTGCTGGGGGAGAGGTGACCGACCAGGACGTGGGCGGTGAGCCCGTCGGCGAGGGCGAGGAGGGTGCGGGCCGCGCGGTCCGGGTCGGGGGTGTCGCAGGCGTCGGCGACCAGCCGTGCGAACACCGTCTGAAGTCCGGTGTAGTTGGTGCGCAGAATTTCGGCCAGGGCCGGGCTGACGGCGGCCTGCGCCATGAAGGCCAGCCAGACCCGGGCCTCGGCGCGATGTTCCTCCCGGAGCAGCGACACTTCGGCCGCGGCGTGCCCCAGCGCCGAACGGGCCGACTGGGCGGGCGATTCGACGAGCCGGGCCGCCACCCGTGCGGCGATCCGTTCGCCGATGTCACTGAGCGCGAAGACCAGCATCTCCTCCTTGGTGCCGAAGCAGCGCTGGACGGCTCCCATGGACACCTCTGCGCGGGCCGCCACGTCGCGGAGCGTCACGCCTTCCAGTCCGCTCTCGTCGGCGAGTTGGCACACGGCCTCGGCGATCTGCCGACGCCGGCTCCCGTGGTCGACCTGCTTGGGCATGCCCGCACTCCGGTTTATTCGATGCGTACGTATCGGTGACAAGGCTACGATGCCTTTCCGATGCAAGCGCATCGGAAAGGGCTCTTACACGGCCTGCGCGGTCCGGAGAAGGGCCGGCGGAGGCCACGAAATGGTGAGGACATGCGCAACGCGCTGTGGAAGATGACGGCCCGTGCCCAGGCAAGGGCGGTCCGCACCGGGGAGGTGTCGGCGCTGGAGCTGGTCGACGCCCATCTGGCGCGGATCGCCGAGGTCAATCCGGCGGTCAACGCCGTCACCCAGCTCCTCGCCGAGCAGTCGCGGGGCGAGGCGGCGGAGATCGACCGCAGGCGGGCGGCCGGCGCGGAGCTGGGTCCGCTGGCCGGTGTGCCGTTCACGGTCAAGGAGACCACGGCCATCGAGGGCGTGCCGACGACCTACGGCGCGAAGCGCTTGCGTGATTCTGTTGCACGCTCCGATGCGCCCCCGGTGGCGCGGCTGCGCGCAGCCGGCGGCATCCCTGTGGGGCACAGCAACATGCCGACGCTCATTCTGGCCGGTGTCCACACACGCAGCGAGCTGTTCGGGGACACCGCCAACCCCTGGAGCAGCGCGGTCACGCCGGGCGGCACCAGCGGCGGTGACGGCGCGGCCGTGGCGAGCGGCATGGCGGCGCTCGGACTCGGCAACGACTCCGGTGGGTCGGTGCGGATTCCCGCGTCCTTCTGTGGCGTCGCGGGTCTGAAGCCGACCTACGGGCGGTTCGCCGCCGATCACCGCATCGGGCCCGACGACCCCTCCCTCGCCGCCCAGATCCTCGTGGTCGACGGCCCCTTGGCCCGTACGGTCGGCGATCTGCGGCTCGCGTACGAGGTGCTGGCAGGGGCCGATCCGCGTGACCCGCGGGCCGTGCCGGTGCCGCCCTATGGGGATCCGTTGGAGCGTCCTCTCAAGGTGGCGATGGTGACGGATCCCGGAGGGCGCGGTGTCCACCCCGTGGTGCGCAAGGCGGTGGAGAGCGCCGCTGACGCGCTGCGCGACGCGGGGTACGAGGTGAGCGAGGTGGCGGACGTACCGAGACTGGACGACGCCCTCGATGCCTACGGCCGTATGACGCTCACGGAGTTCGCCACCACCTGGCCGCTCGTCAGGCCCCTGCTCGGGGAAGGCGGCCATCGCTATGTCGAGATGGGGATGGCGAGGTCCGGTCCCGTGGAGCTGCCGGATTATCTGCGGCTGACCGGGGTGCGGATGGGCATCCAGCGGGACTGGGCGGCGTTCTTGGACGTGTACCCGCTGGTCCTGGGGCCGGTGTTCACCGAGCCGCCGTTCGCGCCGGGGGAGGAGGTGCGCGACGAGGAGAGCCATCAGCGGGTGCAGCACGCGATGCGGCTGTGCACCGCGACCAGTTTCGTCGGCGTGCCCGCGGTGGCCGTGCCCACCGGGGTGGTGGCGGGGCTCCCCTATGGCGTGCAGCTGATCGGGCGCTCCTACCGGGAAGACCTGTGCCTGGAGGCGGCCGAGGAGGTGGAGCGTCGGCTGGGTGTGCACACACCGATCGACCCCCGGCCGTAAGGAAGTTCGGGCCGGTCGGATGTGACGCGCAGTGATCCCGCCCCGCCCCTGGGCCGTACGATGGCGCGGTGCTGGTCAAGTGGATTCGCCTCACCGTTGTGGACCGTCGAGGGTTCGAGCGGGGGCAGCGGAAATGGGCGGGGCTGCTGGGTGAGCCGGGGTTTCGAGGGCAGGGCGGAGGGTGGAGCCGGGGGCGGCCGGGCGTCGCCCATCTGGTGGCCTTCTGGGAGAGCCGGGCCTTCTATGACTCCTTCATGGCGCGCTCGCACGACCGGCTGGCGGCCTCCCAGGTCGGCACGTACAAGGACGCCCAAGTGCGGCTGTTCGAGCACGAGTTTGATGTGAAGGTGGGCTTCCGTCCGTCGTTCGGTGAGGTGGACGTCCTGCGGCTCGCGCACTGCCAGGTGTACCAGGACCGGGTGGATCACTTCATGCTGATGCAGGAGAAGGTCTGGAACCCGGCGATGGCGGGTTCGCCGGGCATGCTGCGGGGGATGCTGGGGCGGGCTCCGGGGGAGGAGTTCTTGGTGCTGTCGATGTGGCAGTCGGCGGCGGAGCGGGGGAAGTACCGGCCCGAGAGAGTGGAGCGGTTGGCGCTGCGGGCCCAGATAGCCGCGGATGTCCGGGCCATCGCGGGCGATGTGGTGCAGCTCGAACCGTCGTGGACGGTGTGACGGGCGGCGCGGTCAGGGGGCTGCGCCCGAGGCGCCGTCGACCGTACCGCCGGTGGTGAACGCCCCGGCGCGGGCGGCGGCCAGCGTCACGGCCACGGCCTGGTCGGCGTGGGTGTTGTCGACCGGCTCCCGGGTGATGAACAGGCGGAAGAAGAGCGGCGCGGATACGGAGCGGACGAGCGCGCCGGCGTCGATGGTGCTGCCCGGGGCGGCGCCGGAGGCGGTATCCGACGGGAGGGCTGCCGGGGTGCCCTCCGCTGTGTCGGTGTCCGGGGCACCCGGCAATTCCCCGCGCCCAACGGCGCGTTCGACGAGGACCTCACAGCGCGCGAACCGCTCGGCGTAGTAGTGGCGCAGTGCCACGGCCGCCCGTTCCGACTGGAAGGCGGCAGCGATCATCGCGGAGCCCGACACGGCTACCGCGGGGTCGGTGAAGGAGGCGACGACCTCGTGGGCCAGAGCGCGCAGATCGCCCTCCAGGGACCCGGTGTCGGGCGGGAGCCAGCTGTCCTCGCCCGCGAGGTCGAGGGCGTCCGCCACCAGGCCTTCGACGTCCTTCCAGCGGCGGTAGAGCGTCGTCTTGTGCACGCCGGAGTGCTCGGCGACGTACTCCACCGTCAAGCCCGGATAGCCGTGCTCGGTGAGTCCGGCCAGCACGGCGTCACGGACGGCGGCGCGGGTGCGGGCGGTGCGGCCGCCGGGGCGCCGGGTGCCGGGGGTGG
This Streptomyces decoyicus DNA region includes the following protein-coding sequences:
- a CDS encoding vitamin B12-dependent ribonucleotide reductase, giving the protein MTETTSGPARGSRAKGSKASKGLRIERIHTTPGVHPYDEVEWTSRDVVMTNWRDGSVNFEQRGVEFPEFWSVNAVNIVTSKYFRGAVGSPTREASLKQLIDRVVKTYRKSGEENGYFASPADAEIFEHELAYALLHQVFSFNSPVWFNVGTQQPQQVSACFILSVDDSMESILDWYKEEGMIFKGGSGAGLNLSRIRSSKELLSSGGNASGPVSFMRGADASAGTIKSGGATRRAAKMVVLDVDHPDVEAFIETKVKEEEKVRALRDAGFDMDLGGDDITSVQYQNANNSVRVNDEFMKAVETGSKFGLRGRMTGEVIEEVDAKGLFRKMAEAAWACADPGIQYDDTINHWHTSPESGRITASNPCSEYMHLDNSSCNLASLNLLKFLRDDDLGNQSFDAERFAKVVELVITAMDISICFADFPTEKIGETTRAYRQLGIGYANLGALLMATGHAYDSDGGRALAGAITSLMTGTSYKRSAELAAVVGPYDGYARNADAHKRVMKQHSDANGAAVRMDDLDNPVWAAATEAWQDVLRLGEKNGFRNAQASVLAPTGTIGLMMDCDTTGVEPDLALVKFKKLVGGGSMQIVNNTVPKALKRLGYLPEQVEAIVAHIADHGNVVDAPALKTEHYEVFDCAMGVRSISAMGHVRMMAAAQPFLSGAISKTVNVPETATVEEIEEVYFEGWKLGLKALAIYRDNCKVGQPLSAKKKEEAKVEAEAPVEKKVVEYRPVRKRLPKGRPGITTSFTVGGAEGYMTANSYPDDGLGEVFLKMSKQGSTLAGMMDAFSIAVSVGLQYGVPLETYVSKFTNMRFEPAGMTDDPDVRMAQSIVDYIFRRLALDFLPFETRSALGIHSVEERTRHLETGSYEPSEDEVDVEGLAQSAPRQTESVTESTPAVKIVEEAAAPAPKEAHTNAELVEMQLGINADAPLCFSCGTKMQRAGSCYLCEGCGSTSGCS
- a CDS encoding TerD family protein; its protein translation is MSTFNKGIEKVEVTLKWDPSPSGTPDNDLDIIAATYTADAPHGDPAYLVHFDSRSPDGTITLNRDSRTGQGFGFDEIMTLELDRLSDTYARVVVGVAIQQGEGRKVFGDIENTAVRIREGYTDLAENDFAEVAEATAARVAEFTRDEAGQWRFRAALRGFDTDPDAFVSQMGG
- a CDS encoding TetR/AcrR family transcriptional regulator, with the translated sequence MPKQVDHGSRRRQIAEAVCQLADESGLEGVTLRDVAARAEVSMGAVQRCFGTKEEMLVFALSDIGERIAARVAARLVESPAQSARSALGHAAAEVSLLREEHRAEARVWLAFMAQAAVSPALAEILRTNYTGLQTVFARLVADACDTPDPDRAARTLLALADGLTAHVLVGHLSPSTALDVLDGHLNRLWDERAR
- a CDS encoding amidase, giving the protein MRNALWKMTARAQARAVRTGEVSALELVDAHLARIAEVNPAVNAVTQLLAEQSRGEAAEIDRRRAAGAELGPLAGVPFTVKETTAIEGVPTTYGAKRLRDSVARSDAPPVARLRAAGGIPVGHSNMPTLILAGVHTRSELFGDTANPWSSAVTPGGTSGGDGAAVASGMAALGLGNDSGGSVRIPASFCGVAGLKPTYGRFAADHRIGPDDPSLAAQILVVDGPLARTVGDLRLAYEVLAGADPRDPRAVPVPPYGDPLERPLKVAMVTDPGGRGVHPVVRKAVESAADALRDAGYEVSEVADVPRLDDALDAYGRMTLTEFATTWPLVRPLLGEGGHRYVEMGMARSGPVELPDYLRLTGVRMGIQRDWAAFLDVYPLVLGPVFTEPPFAPGEEVRDEESHQRVQHAMRLCTATSFVGVPAVAVPTGVVAGLPYGVQLIGRSYREDLCLEAAEEVERRLGVHTPIDPRP
- a CDS encoding YdbC family protein produces the protein MLVKWIRLTVVDRRGFERGQRKWAGLLGEPGFRGQGGGWSRGRPGVAHLVAFWESRAFYDSFMARSHDRLAASQVGTYKDAQVRLFEHEFDVKVGFRPSFGEVDVLRLAHCQVYQDRVDHFMLMQEKVWNPAMAGSPGMLRGMLGRAPGEEFLVLSMWQSAAERGKYRPERVERLALRAQIAADVRAIAGDVVQLEPSWTV
- a CDS encoding TetR/AcrR family transcriptional regulator — its product is MPEETAHEKRRETGESAPTPGTRRPGGRTARTRAAVRDAVLAGLTEHGYPGLTVEYVAEHSGVHKTTLYRRWKDVEGLVADALDLAGEDSWLPPDTGSLEGDLRALAHEVVASFTDPAVAVSGSAMIAAAFQSERAAVALRHYYAERFARCEVLVERAVGRGELPGAPDTDTAEGTPAALPSDTASGAAPGSTIDAGALVRSVSAPLFFRLFITREPVDNTHADQAVAVTLAAARAGAFTTGGTVDGASGAAP